One genomic window of Musa acuminata AAA Group cultivar baxijiao unplaced genomic scaffold, Cavendish_Baxijiao_AAA HiC_scaffold_61, whole genome shotgun sequence includes the following:
- the LOC135654363 gene encoding uncharacterized protein LOC135654363 isoform X1 — translation MGGGSRPSDHLPPELADEGETSSTSSSIFDYHPDDLPLSVSSGITESITDTSEEESAAGDNRRWCKAYFDVLRSYRNSDERAGVLRDAKDLILRHKPGDWIEEVGGTTAGDYEVPDAITLLLVGPRGSGKSTLVNRITRVFDDDFSAPDRAQVSHNLSATGGTCFLQEYMIPRKSKSLCVYDTRSLSTNLPHNFRLLQRWMTRGVSHGEMVIRDSDDFVTRKNIKSMRRQGLLSPCKRRIVNFVIFVVDGLSVLKSMDAKDDQYNEILFETFTYPFLSFKDNKPAVVVTHGDELSLSERAIIRTRLGELLGIPPIKQIFDIPGTSEFDTELAIVDMLRYSIEHADRNLAFNQSYLFEGQRIFHWIMERLQDYDVILEVVIISLCIIILCLRGIENLI, via the exons ATGGGCGGCGGAAGTCGTCCCTCCGATCATCTTCCTCCTG AACTGGCAGACGAGGGCGAGACTTCCTCCACCTCGTCCTCGATCTTTGACTACCATCCGGACGATTTACCACTCTCCGTCTCCTCCGGGATCACGGAATCCATCACCGACACCTCGGAAGAGGAATCCGCCGCTGGGGACAATCGGCGATGGTGCAAGGCTTACTTCGACGTCCTGCGGTCTTATCGCAACTCCGACGAGCGCGCCGGTGTCCTCCGAGACGCCAAAGATCTTATCTTGAG GCATAAGCCCGGAGACTGGATCGAAGAGGTCGGCGGCACGACGGCCGGCGACTACGAAGTCCCCGACGCCATAACCCTTCTCCTGGTTGGGCCGAGGGGCTCCGGAAAGAGTACCCTCGTCAATAGGATTACAAGGGTCTTTGACGATGATTTTTCGGCGCCCGACAGGGCACAGGTGTCCC ATAATTTGTCAGCGACTGGAGGGACCTGCTTCCTGCAGGAATACATGATTCCGAGGAAATCAAAGTCGCTTTGCGTTTATGATACTCGTAGTTTATCCACAAACCTACCGCACAACTTTCGATTGCTCCAACGTTGGATGACCCGTGGTGTCAGCCATGGAGAGATGGTGATCAG GGATTCAGATGATTTTGTAACGAGGAAGAACATAAAGTCTATGAGACGACAAGGCCTATTGAGCCCGTGCAAGAGGAGGATAGTGAACTTTGTCATATTTGTTGTTGATGGATTGTCTGTTTTGAAATCGATGGATGCGAAGGATGACCAGTACAATGAAATTCTTTTTGAAACATTCACTTATCCATTCTTGTCATTTAAAG ATAACAAGCCAGCTGTTGTGGTCACCCATGGAGATGAATTGTCACTTAGTGAGCGTGCTATTATCCGTACTCGTTTGGGCGAGCTGTTGGGAATTCCTCCGATTAAACAAATCTTTGACATCCCAG GCACAAGTGAGTTTGACACTGAGTTGGCCATAGTGGACATGTTGCGTTATTCCATTGAACATGCTGACAGGAACCTTGCTTTTAATCAGAGTTACTTATTTGAG GGCCAGAGGATCTTTCACTGGATAATGGAGAGGCTACAGGATTATGATGTGATATTAGAAGTTGTCATCATCTCCTTGTGCATCATCATACTTTGTTTGCGTGGAATTGAAAATCTCATATGA
- the LOC135654375 gene encoding non-specific lipid transfer protein GPI-anchored 9-like yields the protein MAARNLIALGAIILWWCAPAAVCGEDGIVDGDVTIILPCLENLIACQENLQQPVASSACCSPMAYLFEHNSICMCSLFFNEELLHSFNVTQEQIFDLTIRCGISVAANYCSKYIDDDDVKTALSPQALATLAAPSPTNGTTQ from the exons ATGGCCGCCCGAAATCTCATCGCCTTGGGTGCCATCATCCTCTGGTGGTGCGCCCCTGCCGCGGTCTGCGGTGAGGATGGGATCGTCGATGGGGACGTGACCATCATCCTCCCCTGCCTGGAGAACCTGATAGCATGCCAGGAGAATTTACAACAACCGGTCGCCTCCTCTGCGTGCTGTTCGCCCATGGCGTACTTGTTCGAGCACAACTCCATCTGTATGTGTTCCCTCTTCTTCAACGAAGAACTCCTGCACAGCTTCAACGTCACGCAAGAGCAGATATTCGACCTCACCATCAGATGCGGCATCAGCGTTGCCGCGAACTACTGCAGCAAGTACATTGATG ATGATGATGTTAAAACCGCATTGTCACCTCAAGCTCTAGCAACATTAGCGGCTCCATCCCCTACGAATGGTACAACACAATAA
- the LOC135654363 gene encoding uncharacterized protein LOC135654363 isoform X2 has translation MGGGSRPSDHLPPDEGETSSTSSSIFDYHPDDLPLSVSSGITESITDTSEEESAAGDNRRWCKAYFDVLRSYRNSDERAGVLRDAKDLILRHKPGDWIEEVGGTTAGDYEVPDAITLLLVGPRGSGKSTLVNRITRVFDDDFSAPDRAQVSHNLSATGGTCFLQEYMIPRKSKSLCVYDTRSLSTNLPHNFRLLQRWMTRGVSHGEMVIRDSDDFVTRKNIKSMRRQGLLSPCKRRIVNFVIFVVDGLSVLKSMDAKDDQYNEILFETFTYPFLSFKDNKPAVVVTHGDELSLSERAIIRTRLGELLGIPPIKQIFDIPGTSEFDTELAIVDMLRYSIEHADRNLAFNQSYLFEGQRIFHWIMERLQDYDVILEVVIISLCIIILCLRGIENLI, from the exons ATGGGCGGCGGAAGTCGTCCCTCCGATCATCTTCCTCCTG ACGAGGGCGAGACTTCCTCCACCTCGTCCTCGATCTTTGACTACCATCCGGACGATTTACCACTCTCCGTCTCCTCCGGGATCACGGAATCCATCACCGACACCTCGGAAGAGGAATCCGCCGCTGGGGACAATCGGCGATGGTGCAAGGCTTACTTCGACGTCCTGCGGTCTTATCGCAACTCCGACGAGCGCGCCGGTGTCCTCCGAGACGCCAAAGATCTTATCTTGAG GCATAAGCCCGGAGACTGGATCGAAGAGGTCGGCGGCACGACGGCCGGCGACTACGAAGTCCCCGACGCCATAACCCTTCTCCTGGTTGGGCCGAGGGGCTCCGGAAAGAGTACCCTCGTCAATAGGATTACAAGGGTCTTTGACGATGATTTTTCGGCGCCCGACAGGGCACAGGTGTCCC ATAATTTGTCAGCGACTGGAGGGACCTGCTTCCTGCAGGAATACATGATTCCGAGGAAATCAAAGTCGCTTTGCGTTTATGATACTCGTAGTTTATCCACAAACCTACCGCACAACTTTCGATTGCTCCAACGTTGGATGACCCGTGGTGTCAGCCATGGAGAGATGGTGATCAG GGATTCAGATGATTTTGTAACGAGGAAGAACATAAAGTCTATGAGACGACAAGGCCTATTGAGCCCGTGCAAGAGGAGGATAGTGAACTTTGTCATATTTGTTGTTGATGGATTGTCTGTTTTGAAATCGATGGATGCGAAGGATGACCAGTACAATGAAATTCTTTTTGAAACATTCACTTATCCATTCTTGTCATTTAAAG ATAACAAGCCAGCTGTTGTGGTCACCCATGGAGATGAATTGTCACTTAGTGAGCGTGCTATTATCCGTACTCGTTTGGGCGAGCTGTTGGGAATTCCTCCGATTAAACAAATCTTTGACATCCCAG GCACAAGTGAGTTTGACACTGAGTTGGCCATAGTGGACATGTTGCGTTATTCCATTGAACATGCTGACAGGAACCTTGCTTTTAATCAGAGTTACTTATTTGAG GGCCAGAGGATCTTTCACTGGATAATGGAGAGGCTACAGGATTATGATGTGATATTAGAAGTTGTCATCATCTCCTTGTGCATCATCATACTTTGTTTGCGTGGAATTGAAAATCTCATATGA